The following DNA comes from Streptococcus pasteurianus.
ACAGAATGGTAGAGATTACTAACTGCTTTTTTAAAGTCAGGTGAGCCTTCAATCCAACCATAATTTAACTTTTTAGTTAATAATTCTTGGTAAAATTCTTCTTGCGAAACGCCAGTCAATTCAAATAATTCCTGCAAGGTTAGCGCCTCAATCGAAACGCCTGCAATATCATAGACTGCTTCCTTTTCATGGACATTGAGCCATTCTTCAACGCCAAAACGTGGTAATTTCATCTCAAACCTCACGAACTTTCTATTACTATCATCATTTTACCATGATGACATAAAAACTGGGAGTAAAAAACTCTCAGTCTTGACATTATTCATCTGAACTTGAACTACTTTGTGTGTAAGTCGCTACTTTTTCAAGCCAAGCATCAAAATCACCAGAACCTTCGACTTTTTTGACAACGTTATTGACGGTATCAATTAAATCTTGGCCTGTTCCTTCGGCAATGCGACCGCATAAGCATCTATATCGTTTGATTCCAAGGTCATATCTGCAATCATCAAATCATCATTTTGTAAAACGTAGCCTTCAGCAATAGCTTTCCCCAAAACAACTGCTTGAAGCTGATTATTTTTCAATTCATTAATCATTTCGCCGTTTGATGTTAAGGAAACGAGGCTCGAATCTGGCAATTGGTCTTTCGCAATGTTTTCTTGGATTGAACCTTTTTGCGCACCAACTGCTTTTCCTGCCAAACTTTCAAGTGTGGTATAGGTTGCCTCGTCCGATTTTTTGATGATGACAACATTTTCAGCCTCATAGTAAGCGTCCGAAAAATCATAAGCTTTCTTACGTTCGTCCGTTACTGAAACTCTTGCGATTGCAATATCTGCTTTCCCAGAAGTCACCGAAGCCAATACATTGTTAAATGACATTAGCGAAAAATCTACATCTACACCAAGAGTATCAGCGATAGCATTTTCCAGTTCAATATCGGCACCAACAAAACTATCTTTGGCATCGATTAGTATTTTAAATTCAAACGGTGCGAATTCTGACTCTGTTGCAATCACAATTTTTCCTTTATTTTAAATACTGAATTGGCTGATACCTGTCGAAGATGAACAAGCTGACAAACCTCCTAGTGTTACAAATAAGATAAATCCCCTAAAAAAATTTTTCATACAGCATCTTCTTAGTCGTCAGAATCACTAGAGTCACTTACTGATAATTCATAAGCATTTTGAATGAACTGATTAATTTTTCCAGATTCTTTTAATTCCTTGATAACTTTATTAACTTTCTTAGTTAATTTTGTACTGCCTTTAGGAAGAGCAACAGCGTAGGCATCAGCATCATCTGACGTTAACGTGATACCTGCAATAGTAAGGTCACTGTTATTTGCCACATAACCTTCGGCAATTGGTTTTTCAAGGACAACTGCTTCAATTTGTGAATTTTTTAATTCGTTAATCATTTCACTGTTTTGTGTCAATGAAACGACTTTTGCACCTGCTAATTGTTCAGAAGCAACTGTTTCTTGGATACTTCCTTTTTGAGTACCAACTGATAGACCGTCTAAAGAGTCTGTATCTGTATATTTATCAACATCTGTTTTTCTGATAAGAACAACATTCTCAGCTTCATAATAAGGATCTGAGAAATCATAAGCTTTCTTACGTTCTTCTGTTGCTGAAATTCCTGAGATGGCAATGTCTGCTTTGCCAGATTGAAGACTCGCAAGAACGTTATTAAATGACATTGATGAAAATTTGACATCCACACCAAGTTCTTCTGCAATAGCTTTAGCAATCTCAACATCAGCCCCAACAATAGTATCTTTGCCGTCCACCAATGTTTTAAATTCAAACGGAGCGAACTCTGGGTTCAACGCAACAACAAGTGTTCCTTTGTCTTTGATATCTGATACTGATGTATCTTCTGAACTGCTAGAACCACAAGCTGACAATAGGAAAAGCGAAGCCGCCGCTACTGCTAAACCACCAAATAATTTACTTACCTTCATAATCATTTTCTCTTTTCTTTTTGATATAAATACATTATATTTAATATTTATACATTTGTCAACCTGTAAATTTATAAAAATTCAACATTTTTACATTATTTCTGTATAGAATAGCAAAAAGGCTGAGAAATCAGCCTTTTTTGTATTTTCACATTGCGCGTTATTGTCTTAGTTGCTGTGCCAGATTTCGCCGTTGTATTGTTCAATTGTACGGTCTGATGAGAAGAAACCAGCTTTGGCAATATTTTTAACGACTTTTGTCATCCAAACTTTTTGGTCTTCGTAATCAGCAAGCATTTGTTCTTTAACAGCAATGTATTCTTTAAGGTCAATCAAAGTCATGAACCAGTCTTTGTTAATCAATTCATTGTAAAGACGCTCAAGACGTTCTGCATTACCATATTTCACTAATTCATCACTAACGATGAAGTCAACAGCTTCTTTGATAACTGGGTCATTTTCATAGTAATCAGTTGATATATAACCTTCCGTTGCATAAAGATCAATGATAGTATCAGAATCTTTACCAAATGTATAAATATTATCCATTCCTGCTAATTCAGCAATTTCAACATTGGCACCGTCCATTGTACCAAGAGTCAATGCACCGTTGAGCATGAATTTCATATTACCAGTCCCTGAAGCTTCTTTTGATGCTAGAGAGATTTGTTCAGAAATATCTGTCGCAGGAATTAAGTGTTCAGCAACGGTAACGTTATAGTTTTCAACCAAGTGAACATTTAGGTATTGGTTAACTTCTGGGTCGTTGTTAATCACTTCTGACAAGCAAAGAATCAAGTGAATGATATCTTGGGCAATGATGTAAGCAGGTGCTGCTTTACCACCAAAGATAACAGTAATCTTACGTTCTGGTAAGTTACCACTTTTAATTTCAAGGTATTTATGAATAATATAAAGAGCATTCATTTGTTGACGTTTGTACTCGTGGAAACGTTTGATTTGTGTATCAATAATTGAGTTTTCGTCAAGTTCAATACCTTTATTTTCTTTGAGGTAACGTTTAAGAGCAAGTTTATTATTGTGCTTGATTTCAGCCAATTCAGCATGAACAGCTTCATCATCAGCAAAAGCAAGTAATTTTTCAAGCTTAGTCGCATCAGTCAAGTAGTCATCGCCGATAAGTTCTTTGATATAGTCAGCCAAATCTTGGTTGGCAAATTCAAGCCAGCGACGGAATGTGATACCGTTTGTTTTGTTGTTGAATTTTTCAGGATAAATATCATAGAACGGTTTCAACTCACTGTTTTTAAGGATTTCAGTGTGAAGCGCAGCTACCCCATTGACAGATGTTGAGAAATGAATATCCATATGTGCCATGTGAACACGGTCAGCTTCGTCAATAATTTGAACAGCTGGATCAGAGTATTCGCTAGCAATCAATGTATTCAATTTTTCAATGATTGTTACCAAATGAGGAACAACTTCGTTAAGGTAGTCAAGAGGCCATTTTTCAAGCGCTTCTGCCAAGATAGTGTGGTTAGTGTAACCAACCATATTTTTCACGATTGAAACAGCTTCGTCAAAGTCAATGTCATGTTTTTCAGTCAAAAGACGGATAAGTTCTGGAATGACCATTGATGGGTGAGTATCATTGATTTGCACATAAGCATAATCAGCCAAGTCATGCAAGTTTGACCCACGTTCGATAGCTTCATCAATCAATAACTGTGCCGCATTTGAAACCATGAAATATTGTTGGTAAATACGAAGCAATTCACCGTTCTTATCTGAATCATCTGGATAAAGGAAAAGTGTCAAGTTTTGCCTGATTTCCGTCTTATCAAATGAAATACCATCATGAATCAAACCATAATCAAGACCGTCAATATCAAACAAGTTCAAATAGTTTTTAGTGTCACGTTTATAACCCAAAACATCGATACGGTCAAGACGAGATTTAAGTGTGAAATCTTTAAATGGCACATCATAACTGATATCAGTTGGAACAAGCCATGAATCTTTTTCAATCCAGTAGTTAGCTTCTGCTTCTTGTTGGTTATCAACGAAAACTTGTTTAAAAAGTCCGCAGTGATAGTTAAGACCAACACCTTCACCGTTAATACCAAGTGTTGACATCGAATCAATGAAACATGATGCTAAACGACCAAGTCCACCGTTACCAAGAGATGGTTCAAGTTCAACATCTTCTACTTCGGCAATTGATTTACCAGCTGCTGCTAATTCAGCTTTAACATCTTTGTAGATGCCAAGGTTGATAAGGTTGTTTGACAATAGTTTTCCGATAAGGAATTCAGCAGAAATGTAGTAAACTTTGCGTTTTGCTGTGTTTTTTGGTTTTTCAGCTGCCAAGTCTTTAACGTAATGTAAAAGTGCTACGTAAATATCTTCATTGCTCAATTCAGCAAGTATTTGCCCTTTTGATTGGAGATAGTTTATGAAATTAGTTGTCATTTTTAGTCGCCTTTTCTTCTTTAGTTATCGTTTTAAATGTATTTTTGCGGCAGTAAAGTGCTGTAATATCTTTCAAGAAAGCTTTGCGCTCATCTGTCAAATCTTCTTTAAGCATACGCCATTGCCAGTTGCCACCAACAGTATTTGGAATATTCATACGGCTATCAGCTGGTTTATCAAGTAGATCTTGCATTGTCGCAATCGCAACATCACTAACAGTCACAAACAATGTCCGAAGCATAGCTTGTGTAATCGGTTCATCGTCACTACGGTGAGTGTAAGCATTCACAAATGCTTTTTGCTCGGCAGTCAAGTTGTCATACCAACCGTTGATAACTTCATTATCGTGTGTTCCTGTATAAGCAACGCTATTTTTATTACAGTTATGAGGAGCATCAATACTCTTTCCTTCGGTGTCATAGAAGCCAAATTCAAGAATTTTCATGCCTGGGAAAGCTGTATCTGTCAATAACTGTTCAGCTTTTTCGTCGATGTAACCAAGGTTTTCAGCGATAATCGGAAGGTCACCAAGTTTGTCTTTGACAACATCAAATAAAGCACGTCCTGGACCTGGTTCCCAACTACCGTCATTTGCTGTTTCGTAGTCACCACGGATTTCCCAATAATCTGAGAAGCCTTTGAAATGGTCAATACGAAGAAGGTCATACAATTTGAAGCCTTCTTGAATACGGTAAACCCACCAAGCGTAATTTGTCTTAGCATGATTTTTCCAATCATAAATTGGATTTCCCCAGAGCTGACCATCATCACTGAATTCATCCGCAGGAACACCGGCAATGCAAATTGGATTTTTATCACTATCTACTTTGAAGAGTTCAGGCATTGTCCATACTTCAACACTATCAGCTGAAACATAAATTGGCATATCACCAATAATTTCAATACCATTTTCATTAGCATAAGCTTTGAGTTTAGCCCATTGTTGATAGAAGAAATATTGAGTGACTTTATGGTAAAGAATAGCGTCTTTTAATTTAGCACGGTAAGTTTCAAGAGCCTTTTCTTCTCGTCTAACAACCGCTTTATCGTCCCATTCTTGTAGAGCTTTGTTATCAAAAAATTCTTTAATTGCTATGAAGTCTGCAAAATCTTGTAGCCAGCTCGTATCTTTTTCAAATTCAGCTAAGGCTTCAATATTTTCCTTTTGACTCAAGAAGGCTTTAACTGCTTTTTCCAAAATAGGACGGCGCAATTCAAAAATACGAGCGTAGTCAACAGACTCTAAATCATCACCAAAATTAACGGTTTCAAAATCTTTTTTATCAAGGTAACCTTGTTCACTAAGGAGTTCAAGGTCAATCAGATGCGTATTTCCCGCAGTAGCTGAGAACGATTGATAAGGGGAATCACCATAACTTGTCGTTGTTAGTGGTAAAATTTGCCAGTATGTTTGGTCAGTTTCAACTAAGAAATCAACAAAGTCATAGGCTTCTTGTCCGAATGTTCCCACCCCTTGCTTTCCAGGTAGCGATGTGATATGCATCAATACACCACTTGCACGTTTTTTCATACGTTTTCTCCTTTATCAACTATCTTTACATTGCAAATTATAACGCAACCGTTTGCATTAGTCAACTATTTTCTTGAAAAATTTTCACAAAAAAATCACCTTATTAGCTAATAAGGCGATATAGGGTATTAAAACAAAGCTAAAAAGCTGTTAAACCCTTTTTAGTTAATCATCAACGTGTAATTGGCGTACACTTTCACGTTCTCTAAGCGTAAATGGAACAATAATTTTTTCAGTAATAGCTGTTTTAGGCGATTTAATCAACTCTACCAATCTTCTAAAACTTATTCGTCCAAGATTTGAAACATTAATATCAAAGGTTGTTAAATACGGGTGAACTAGGGTTGAATATGCTGAGTTATTGAAAGTAATAATCGAAATATCATCAGGTACACTCAATTGATAATAAGATAAAAACTGCGTAATTCTAACCGAAATCGTATCTGCAATAACAATTAAAGCGGTTGCTTTGCTCTCTTCGATTTTTTGAATTAGTTCTTCTAATACCATAGGATCTCTACGGTCAAATAAGAGTGCAGGATTGCTATCAAGCTCTAATTTCTCCATGCCACGTAGGTAACCAAAATAACGTTCTGATGACACTTCAGATTTTAAATCATCTGTTACAAAAAGAATCTCACGATGTCCTTTTTGGTAAAGGTATTCTACTGCTTTTTTCCCCATTAATTGGTTATCATTATCAATATAAGTAATGTCGTTTTCAAAACCTTCTGGTGCTCCTACGATAACAAATGGCACGTCATTGTCCATTAAATACTTACGAACAGGATCATCAGGGTCAGAATAAAGGATAATAAAACCATCAACACGCTTCTGACGATACATCAATTTAACCTGTTCTTCAAGTTCATCAACCGTCATCCCTGTTGCGATTGATACCGTAAAATCATTTAGCTTTGCTTCACTTGTAATTGTTGACAAAATTTGCATAAAGAAAGGTTCATTCAAACGATCTGGAGTAATTAATGGTGGAAAAATCAAACCAACGTTATAAGTTAAACCGCTTGCTAACATTTGCGCGGCAACATTGGGCACATAACCAAGATCTGCCATCGCTTTCCGAACTTTATCTTTTGTTTTCTGAGAAATGGATTTATTATCTTTTAAAACGCGGCTAACTGTTGAAGGATTCACGCCAGCTTCAGCCGCTACATCTTTTATTGTAACCATTTATGTCTCCTTTTCACTTTTCATTTTATAATAGATTTACAGTACTGACAAGATTTTACTTGCAAAATCTTATTTTACTCCCTATTATACATAAAAGCAGATTTTCTGCAATTGTTTGCCTTTATATCTTACAACTTTTTTGACAAAAAATTTTTTATTGTTATGAGATCGCTTAAATCAAGCTTTTATGACCATTTTGGGGTTTAAAAACTAAATTTTTTTCAAAAAATCGCTTGACAATATCTGCAAGCGGTTGCATAATATAGGTGTAACAATTATATTACTAATCTTTCTCTAGGAGGGGAAATCATGAAGAAGAATACATGGAAAAAAATGGTCCTTGCTGGTGCAGGTCTTACACTCGCAGGTAGCGTATTAGTCGCTTGCTCAAATTCCTCATCAAATAGTTCAAGCTCTTCATCAAGCAAGACTATTAAATTATGGGTTCCAACAGGCGCTAAAGAATCTTATTCAGAAGTCGTTAAACAATTCGAAGAAGAATCTGGCTACACTGTAAAAGTTGTTGAATCAAACGATTCAAAAGCACAAGAAAATGTAAAAAAAGACCCAGAAAAAGCTGCTGATGTCTTTTCACTCCCACATGACCAACTTGGTCAATTAGTAGAATCTGGTGTTATTCAAGAAGTTCCAGAAGAATATGCCAACGAAATTGCTGAAAACGATACCGACCAAGCAGTTGCTGGTGCTCAATACAATGGTAAAACATACGCCTTCCCATTCGGTATTGAATCACAAGTTCTCTTCTATAATAAGTCTAAACTTTCTGAAGAGGATGTTACTAACTATGAGACAATTACAAGCAAAGCTACATTTGGTGCTACTTTCAAATCAATGAATGCTTACGCTACTGCCCCACTTTTCATGTCAGTTGGTGACACATTGTTCGGAAAAGACGGTGAAACAGTTGATGGCACAAACTGGGGTAACGAAGCTGGTGTATCTGTCCTTCAATGGATTTCAGACCAAAACTCAAACAGCGGATTTGTTAACCTAACAGCTGAAAACGCTATGTCTAAATTTGGTGATGGTAGCGTTGCTGCGATCGAAACAGGACCATGGGATTTGTCAGCTGCACAAGAAGCTATCGGTGAAGAAAATCTCGGTATCGCTGTTTACCCTACTGTAACAATCGGTGGAAATACTGTTCAACAAAAAGCTTTCCTTGGTGTTAAACTTTTTGCTGTAAACCAAGCACCTGCTGGTTCTGACACAGACCGTATCGCTGCTTCTTACAAACTTGCTTCAATGTTGACTAGCGCTGAAAGCCAAGAAAACCAATTTACCTATGAAGGACGTAACATCATCCCAGCAAACAAAGAAGTTCAAGAATCTGATACCGTTCAATCAAACGAATTGGCACAAGCAGTCATCAAGATGGCATCATCATCTGACTACACAGTTGTTACACCTAAACTTAGTCAAATGACAACATTCTGGACTGAAAGTGCTGCTCTTCTCAGCGATGTCTATAATGGTAAAATTCAAAGTAGTGACTACCTCACTAAATTACAAGAATTTGACGCAGATTTAGCTGCTGCTGAGTAAGACGTATTAAAGTGGGGAGTCACTTCCCCACTTTATTTTTAGGTTAATCATTATAGAAGTTATTGCTAAGATATTTAAGCTTAAAACTTTTAGCAGTGACTTCCAATAATGATGTAAAAGGAGTTTTGTATGATTAATTCACAATATTTTGACAGTGTACCTGTTAAAGAAGTTTTCAAAAAAGGTGGCTTTGATACTAAACTGTCATTTCTGATTATGGGATTTTCAAATTTCTATCATAAACAGATTATTAAGGGATGTTTATTCTTACTTTCAGAAATCCTATTTTTGATTGCTTTTGTTACTTCAATTATTCCGAGTTTGCAAGGGTTAATCACTTTGGGTACGCAAGAACAAGGACTTGTTGAGAAAACAGTTGGTGGCATTAAGATGAAAGTCGCTGTTGAGGGTGATAACTCAATGTTAATGCTAATCTTCGGTTTAGCAGCCTTGATTTTCTGCCTTGTCTTTGCTTACATTTACTGGTGTAACCTAAAAAGTGCGCGTAATCTTTATGTTCTAGATAAAGAAAACAAAAAGATTCCAACGTTCAAAGAAGATTTTGAAACACTTGCTAATGGTCGTTTCCACATGACTTTGATGGCAATTCCAATGATTGGTGTTCTGCTCTTTACCATCTTACCATTGATTTACATGATTTGTTTGGCATTTACAAGTTATGACCACAATCACCTACCACCAAAGAGTCTCTTTGATTGGGTTGGTTTCACTAACTTTGGTAATATCTTCAACGGTCGTATGGCAGGAACATTCTTCCCAGTGCTTTCTTGGACCTTGATTTGGGCAGTATTTGCCACAGTAACAAACTTCTTCTTTGGTATTATTTTAGCTCTTATTATCAATACTAAAGGTTTGAAATTGAAGAAAATGTGGCGAACAATCTTTGTTATTATCATTGCGGTGCCACAATTCATTTCACTTCTTATCATGAGAAACTTGCTTAGCGATGCTGGTCCAATCAATGCTATTCTTGAAAAAATCGGACTCGTCTCAGCTGCCAATCCATTGCCATTCTTATCTGATCCGCTTTGGGCCAAGTTCTCAATTATCATCGTTAACATGTGGGTTGGTATTCCTGTAACAATGTTGGTTGCTACTGGTATCATCATGAACTTGCCACAAGAGCAAATTGAAGCTGCTGAAATTGACGGAGCAAGCAAATTCCAGATTTTCAAATCAATCACATTTCCTCAAATTTTACTGGTTATGATGCCGAACTTGATTCAACAATTTATCGGTAACATCAACAACTTCAACGTTATCTACCTCCTTACTGGTGGTGGTCCTACTAACTCTAATTTCTATCAAGCTGGTAGCACAGACTTGCTTGTTACATGGCTTTACAATTTGACAGTTACTGCAGCAGACTACAACCTTGCTTCTGTTATCGGTATCATCATCTTTGTTCTTTCTGCCGTGTTCAGTCTTCTAGCTTACACAAGAACAAGTTCTTATAAGGAAGGGGTTGCGAAATAATGAAAAACCAAAAACGATTAAGATTGACGTTTGTCTATATTTTACTGATTGTTTTATCAATCATCTGGCTCTTTCCAATTGTTTGGGTTGTCCTTACAAGTTTCCGTGGCGAAGGAACAGCTTATGTTAACTATTTCATTCCAAAAACTTGGACGCTGGATAATTATATCAAATTATTCACATCAGATGCCTTTCCTTTTGGACAATGGTTCTTAAATACATTGCTAGTTGCAACAGCATCTTGTATCATAGCAACCTTTATCACGGTTGCTATGGCTTACTCACTCAGTCGTATCAAATTTAAACACCGCAACGGTTTCTTGAAACTAGCACTTGTGCTTAATATGTTCCCTGGCTTTATGAGTATGATTGCCGTTTACTACATCTTAAAAGCCTTTAACCTTGACCAAACACTTCTTGCCCTTGTCTTGGTTTACTCAGCTGGTGCAGCACTAGGCTTCTATATTGCCAAAGGGTTCTTTGATACAATTCCTTACTCACTTGATGAATCTGCCATGATTGATGGAGCAACACGCGCTGATATTTTCTTTAAAATCACACTTCCTCTTTCAAAACCAATTATCGTTTATACAGCGCTTATGGCTTTCATCGGACCTTGGATTGACTTCATCTTTGCTAAGGTTATCTTAGGAGATGCGACAAGTAAATACACCGTTGCCATTGGACTCTTCTCAATGTTGCAACAAGATACCATCAATGATTGGTTCATGTCATTTACAGCAGGTTCAGTTATTATCGCCATTCCAATCACATTACTCTTCATGTTTATGCAAAAATACTACGTGGAAGGTATTACAGGCGGTTCTGTTAAATAATCTAAAACCTAGCATTTCCCCTTCTAAATTAATTATCAAAAACAGCTTAGAACGATTCTTCCAAGCTGTTTTATTTTTACTACATTATTAATTGTAGTAGAAAATTTTGTTTCTTACCAAAATTCGCGTAAGAAATCATCTTTCAAACGTTCACGGTAAAAGAGTTCGTTGAGGTCATCTTCCTCGAAAACGCGAAGCAAATTGAGCATATCATAAGCTAAATCTAGTTTTGGTAATTCCTTGCGAGGAATCCATTTAATTTCGCCCTCGTCAGTCGAATGAATATCACCGACGTAGTCAGAAGCTCGATATAAGAAAACAAGGTAGCGTTCATCTTCTTTAGTGTACCAATGTTTCATTCCTACTAATTGTGGATCGTTAATCGTCAAACCAGTTTCTTCCTTAACTTCACGAATAACAGACTCAACCAAACCTTCGTGTGGCTCAATATGCCCTCCAGGAAGCGCATAACCAGACCAACGATAACGTTTTGGGTCACGAATCTGCATGACAACATTTCCCTGACCATCCTCAATTAAGCACATATTTGTTAAAATCACACTCTGTGCACGTGACATATTTTCCTCCGAATTCTATTCTCTACGCTAATACTTAATATTAATTGTTTTTAGGGTGTTCTAAAGTGAACTTTTACATGAATCTCAATTCTAATCCAAGGCTTTCAATTCTAATACCATATCACGCAATTGGGCAGCAAGTTCAAAATCGAGCATTTCTGCTGCTTCTTGCATTTGTTTTTGAAGTTTCTTAATGGTCTCTTGACGTTCTGCTTTCGTCATAGCATTGTAGTCTGGAATATCTTCTGTGACATCTGTATCAGAACTTTTCGAAATGGCAATCAAATCGCGAATATCTTTTTTGATTGTTTGCGGAATAATACCATGTTCTTCATTGTAACGCATTTGAATTTCACGACGACGCGCAGTTTCGTCCATGGCTTTTTGCATGGATTCTGTAATCTTATCAGCATACATGATAACATGCCCCTCGCTGTTTCGCGCTGCACGCCCAATCGTTTGAATAAGACCACGTTCATTGCGCAAGAATCCTTCCTTGTCCGCATCAAGAATGGCAACCAAACTTACTTCTGGGACGTCAATTCCTTCACGAAGCAAATTAATCCCAATCAAGACATCAAAAACACCTAGACGCAAATCACGAATAATCTCCGTACGTTCCAACGTTTTAATATCTGAATGCATATACTTGACTTTGACACCCATTTCTTTGAGGTAATCGGTCAAATCTTCTGCCATTTTCTTAGTTAATGTTGTAATGAAAGTGCGTTCGCCTTTTTCAGCACGTCTATTGATTTCACCGAGCAAATCATCCATTTGTCCCATGGTTGGACGCACTTCCACTTCAGGGTCAAGTAAACCAGTTGGACGAATGATTTGTTCAACAACAGTATCAGTTTGTTCCAGCTCGTAATCCCCTGGGGTGGCTGACACGTAAACAATTTGGTGAACATGACTTTCAAATTCTTCACGGCGCAAGGGACG
Coding sequences within:
- a CDS encoding 8-oxo-dGTP diphosphatase; the protein is MSRAQSVILTNMCLIEDGQGNVVMQIRDPKRYRWSGYALPGGHIEPHEGLVESVIREVKEETGLTINDPQLVGMKHWYTKEDERYLVFLYRASDYVGDIHSTDEGEIKWIPRKELPKLDLAYDMLNLLRVFEEDDLNELFYRERLKDDFLREFW